The proteins below come from a single Papaver somniferum cultivar HN1 chromosome 11, ASM357369v1, whole genome shotgun sequence genomic window:
- the LOC113325070 gene encoding uncharacterized protein LOC113325070 gives MVGTLKKSSSSEVVSNSVKFVCSYGGKILPRYPDGKLRYSGGETRLLSLDRASVSFSELMVKLCEVCGYSSVSLRCQLPNEDLDTLVSIKSDEDLTNLMEEYDLAEKKSSSPLKIKAFLFPSKSNKKTISPPISSPVSSSPVAAGKYSPPSSTSTSPVSGGINRFIINPHYQQHLHNQISYSSLVPMRFQNFRPQAVPHGPYCYPCCIPPRQGSPRQVYLVRS, from the exons ATGGTGGGAACTCTGAAGAAATCATCAAGCAGTGAAGTAGTCAGTAACAGTGTTAAGTTTGTTTGTAGCTATGGAGGAAAGATTCTCCCACGATATCCTGATGGGAAACTTCGTTATAGTGGTGGAGAAACTCGTCTTCTATCTCTCGACCGCGCTTCCGTTTCTTTTTCAG AATTAATGGTGAAGCTGTGTGAAGTATGTGGATACTCATCAGTGAGTTTGAGGTGTCAATTACCGAATGAAGATCTTGATACCTTGGTGTCCATTAAATCTGATGAAGATCTTACTAATCTAATGGAAGAATATGATTTAGCAGAGAAGAAATCAAGTAGTCCGTTAAAAATAAAAGCATTTCTATTTCcttcaaaatcaaataaaaagacgaTTTCTCCACCAATATCATCTCCAGTTTCTTCTTCTCCTGTAGCTGCTGGAAAATACTCACCgccatcatcaacatcaacatctCCAGTTAGCGGTGGTATTAATAGATTCATCATCAATCCTCATTATCAGCAACATCTTCATAATCAGATCTCTTATTCATCATTAGTGCCAatgagatttcaaaattttcgtcCACAAGCAGTACCACATGGTCCTTATTGTTACCCTTGCTGTATTCCTCCACGCCAAGGAAGTCCTAGACAAGTCTACCTTGTTCGTTCATAA
- the LOC113320760 gene encoding heterogeneous nuclear ribonucleoprotein Q-like, translating to MAAGDHPSHVVGTEEHVDLDEDNYIEEEEEEEEEMSEEPSEEDDRMDERKTRDEDYNDNEHGKEEEDDEEEDNLKSDDDQHAIGKAALSEDDGGAHNGVESIEEDEDKANLSKFDDEERKKRAELLALPPHGSEVFIGGLPRDVTEDDLRNLCEPIGEVTEVRLMKDKDTGENKGYAFITYKTKEFGQDAIEEFRNKEFKGRTIRCSLSQAKHRLFMGNIPKSWSEQELRRAIEENGPGVENIELLKDPQNPSRNRGFAFVEFYNNACADYARQNMSTPKFKLDGNTPTVSWADPKSSPDPAAAAQVKALYVKNLPENTTTEQLKELFRRHGEVTKIVLPPGKGGQNKKEFGFIHYAERSSALKAIKGTEKYEIDGRVLDVALAKPLNEKKFDTNNSYKPAAAPAYLPYQYGDPYGSAAAAAAYGGAAAAYGGTAAAYGGGAAAYGGVTAGGGFQQPMIYGRGPMPAGMAMVPMVLPDGRVGYVLQQPGAQTPAPQPTRRDDRGSGSGRSQGRGGNGGGDGGRNRRYHPY from the exons ATGGCTGCTGGGGATCATCCTTCACATGTGGTAGGAACTGAGGAACATGTAGACCTTGATGAGGATAActatattgaagaagaagaggaggaggaagaagagatgagCGAAGAACCCAGCGAGGAGGATGACAGAATGGACGAGCGAAAAACCAGGGATGAGGATTACAATGACAATGAGcatgggaaagaagaagaagatgatgaagaagaagacaactTGAAATCAGATGATGACCAGCATGCAATCGGGAAGGCCGCTTTATCTGAAGATGATGGTGGAGCACACAATGGTGTTGAGTCTATTGAGGAGGATGAAGACAAGGCAAATCTATCTAAATTTGACGATGAGGAAAGGAAAAAGCGTGCTGAGCTTCTTGCACTTCCTCCACATGGGTCTGAGGTTTTTATTGGTGGATTACCTCGGGATGTCACAGAGGATGATCTAAGGAACCTTTGTGAGCCAATTGGTGAAGTTACTGAG GTAAGACTCATGAAGGATAAGGATACAGGAGAAAACAAGGGCTATGCGTTTATAACATACAAAACTAAGGAGTTTGGACAAGATGCCATTGAAGAGTTCCGCAATAAAGAATTTAAG GGAAGAACCATAAGGTGTTCGCTCTCTCAAGCTAAACACAGGCTGTTTATGGGAAACATTCCTAAGAGTTGGAGCGAGCAGGAACTACGAAGAGCCATTGAGGAGAATGGTCCTGGAGTTGAAAATATTGAACTTTTGAAG GATCCACAAAATCCAAGCCGCAATCGTGGTTTTGCTTTCGTCGAGTTCTACAATAATGCTTGTGCAGATTACGCACGACAGAACATGTCAACCCCAAAATTTAAATTGGATGGGAATACTCCAACTGTTAGCTGGGCTGATCCCAAAAGTTCACCTGATCCTGCTGCTGCAGCTCAG GTGAAGGCCCTTTATGTGAAAAACTTGCCTGAGAACACTACAACAGAACAGCTGAAGGAATTATTTAGACGTCATGGAGAGGTCACAAAAATCGTTTTGCCTCCTGGTAAAGGTGGGCAAAATAAGAAGGAATTTGGATTCATCCATTATGCTGAGAGATCAAGTGCATTGAAAGCTATAAAAGGGACAGAAAAATATGAAATTGATG GTCGTGTCTTGGATGTTGCCCTTGCTAAACCTCTGAATGAGAAGAAATTTGATACAAATAATTCTTACAAGCCTGCAGCTGCTCCAGCATACCTCCCATATCAGTATGGAGATCCGTATGGttctgcagctgcagctgctgcatATGGTGGCGCGGCTGCTGCATATGGTGGTACTGCTGCTGCAtatggtggtggtgctgctgcaTATGGTGGCGTAACGGCCGGTGGTGGATTTCAACAG CCTATGATATATGGTAGGGGACCAATGCCAGCAGGAATGGCAATGGTGCCGATGGTTCTGCCAGATGGCCGAGTTGGATATGTTTT ACAACAGCCTGGTGCACAGACTCCTGCGCCCCAACCTACTCGGAGAGACGATAGAGGCAGTGGCTCAGGTAGATCACAAGGAAGAGGAGGAAATGGTGGCGGTGATGGGGGTCGTAACCGTAGGTACCACCCTTATTAG